The proteins below come from a single Corylus avellana chromosome ca3, CavTom2PMs-1.0 genomic window:
- the LOC132176495 gene encoding aluminum-activated malate transporter 9-like: protein MNGKKGSFEINIPSSIKGKKLPEASKKSGKSFSCKNWIWHAWELCKEDSNRVLFSLKVGLAVLLVSLLILFQAPYDVFGTNIIWSILTVAIMFEYTVGATFNRGFNRALGSLLAGILAIIVAQLGLWSGQVAEPFVIGISIFLIGTVTSFMKLLPSFAPYEYGFRVILFTFCLIVVSGYRMGNPIKTSMDRLYSIAIGGFVAVLVNVLVCPIWAGEQLHKELVDSFTAVADSLEECVKKYLEDEGLEHPEFSTTVMDEFPDEPAYRKCRSTLNSSAKIESLASSAKWEPPHGRFLHFFYPWSEYVKVGAVLRYCAYEVMALHGVLHSEIQAPYNLRITFQSEIREAASHAAELVKVLGKDMSNMQRSMKPSLLKRVHSSTERLQRAIDMHSYLLTSSCEPPADSSSRQLPRLSSTFSSTLCGDLPNQVENVEENGGNSGTLHLARTESYHENMRKQSRRMHSWPPRAMDAFEEEGGPSADNLPRMNALESTAALSLATFTSLLIEFVARLDHLVEAVEELSKLAKFKHEGL, encoded by the exons ATGAATGGCAAAAAGGGTAGCTTTGAGATCAATATCCCTTCATCTATCAAAGGGAAGAAGCTACCTGAGGCAAGCAAGAAATCCGGGAAAAGCTTTTCATGTAAAAACTGGATTTGGCATGCATGGGAATTATGCAAAGAAGACAGCAACAGGGTATTATTCTCTCTCAAAGTGGGGCTAGCTGTTCTTCTTGTGTCTTTGCTTATACTATTCCAAGCACCTTATGATGTGTTTGGCACCAACATCATCTGGTCCATCCTCACTGTTGCCATCATGTTCGAATATACAGTGG GTGCAACGTTTAATCGAGGATTCAACCGAGCACTTGGAAGCTTGCTTGCCGGAATCTTGGCCATCATCGTTGCTCAGTTAGGTCTATGGAGTGGCCAGGTTGCTGAGCCTTTCGTTATTGGCATTAGCATTTTTCTGATTG GGACTGTTACATCATTCATGAAATTATTGCCATCATTTGCGCCATATGAGTATGGCTTCAGGGTCATCCTTTTCACCTTTTGCTTGATCGTCGTCTCCGGTTACCGGATGGGAAACCCTATTAAGACTTCCATGGATCGACTGTATTCAATAGCCATTGGAGGGTTTGTAGCAGTTCTAGTGAATGTGCTTGTTTGCCCTATATGGGCAGGAGAGCAGTTGCACAAGGAACTAGTTGACAGTTTTACTGCAGTGGCTGACTCTCTTGAAG AATGTGTGAAGAAATATTTAGAAGATGAAGGATTAGAACATCCAGAATTCTCAACGACTGTCATGGATGAGTTTCCGGACGAGCCTGCTTATAGGAAATGCCGAAGCACCTTGAACTCCTCTGCAAAAATAGAGTCCTTG GCTAGTTCTGCAAAATGGGAGCCACCACATGGGAGGTTCCTACACTTCTTCTATCCATGGTCGGAGTACGTTAAAGTTGGAGCAGTTTTACGATATTGTGCTTACGAGGTTATGGCTCTTCATGGTGTTCTACACTCAGAAATTCAG GCACCCTACAACCTCCGAATCACATTCCAATCAGAAATCCGAGAAGCTGCAAGTCATGCTGCAGAGCTGGTGAAGGTGTTGGGCAAAGATATGAGCAACATGCAGAGAAGCATGAAACCCTCTTTACTGAAGAGGGTTCACAGCTCAACAGAGAGACTCCAACGCGCCATAGACATGCACTCCTATCTGCTGACATCCTCTTGTGAGCCCCCAGCAGACAGCTCTTCCAGGCAACTGCCGAGGCTTTCTTCTACCTTCTCATCCACCCTCTGCGGCGACCTCCCAAACCAAGTGGAAAATGTTGAAGAAAATGGTGGGAACTCAGGGACTCTGCATCTGGCAAGGACAGAGTCTTATCATGAGAACATGAGGAAGCAGTCAAGAAGGATGCACTCTTGGCCGCCTAGAGCAATGGATGCTTTTGAAGAAGAGGGAGGCCCAAGCGCAGACAATTTGCCAAGGATGAATGCATTGGAGAGCACTGCAGCATTGTCACTGGCTACCTTTACTTCATTGCTTATCGAGTTTGTGGCTAGGCTTGATCACTTGGTTGAAGCTGTTGAGGAGCTTTCAAAGCTGGCCAAGTTCAAGCATGAAGGGCTCTAG